A DNA window from Betta splendens chromosome 6, fBetSpl5.4, whole genome shotgun sequence contains the following coding sequences:
- the dusp8a gene encoding dual specificity protein phosphatase 8 isoform X2: protein MPLDVVIAPAEDCFWPDLQTDTDMRLKIRVRRMKQGRELRGGFAAFSSCFPGLCEGKPATALPMSLSQPCLPVANIGPTRILPHLYLGSQKDVLNKDLMAQNGITYVLNASNTCPKPDFISENHFMRIPVNDNYCEKLLPWLDKTNEFIDKAKVSNCRVIVHCLAGISRSATIAIAYIMKTMGLSSDDAYRFVKDRRPSISPNFNFLGQLLEFEKGLRLLQALSDDKVSENNTKQSCEVNGIGTGFEMNGHHSNCDSSASEPQIPSEPKLPSPTSLQQGFNGLHLSAERIMDTNRLKRSFSLDIKSVYSPSSPYCPSLAPTHSEDVPKLCKLDSPGTATSNGVCSRSPVLDSPGSSDSPFPSPGSGGSIGGLGLGGSDGVHRPGSSSSRPRRKHKHSSGSSPLHSLPHQPPQSLSLSLEHKSPSMDENLKGTLLLSLPSLPTVGSGDMWTKHRETVQATTPVTPTTDAPWHFGAEEGGEREMELGRGGNGGGEDSSIRFGSSSAYVAFGCSESVWLREKPQRETPSGPQAQRDHRDSSLSSAVAVAGGPNNSGPAAEKQFKRRSCQMEFEEGISETRSREELGKIGKQSSFSGSMEIIEVS from the exons ATGCCTCTGGATGTTGTGATTGCCCCAGCAGAGGACTGTTTTTGGCCggatctgcagacagacacagacatgaggCTGAAGATCAGAGTCCGCCGAATGAAGCAGGGGAGAGAGCTACGAG GAGGTTTTGCTgccttctcttcctgtttccccGGGCTGTGTGAGGGGAAACCTGCCACTGCTCTACCTATGAGCCTGTCTCAGCCTTGCTTGCCTGTGGCAAACATAGGGCCCACTCGCATCCTGCCGCACCTCTATCTGGGTTCACAGAAGGACGTCCTCAACAAG GACCTGATGGCTCAGAACGGTATCACCTACGTACTGAATGCCAGCAACACCTGCCCCAAGCCAGACTTCATCAGCGAGAACCACTTCATGCGCATACCAGTAAATGACAACTACTGTGAAAAGTTGCTTCCCTGGctggacaaaacaaatgaattcaTAG ACAAAGCCAAGGTGTCGAACTGCAGGGTCATTGTGCACTGCCTGGCTGGGATCTCGCGCTCCGCGACCATCGCCATTGCGTACATCATGAAGACGATGGGACTGTCGTCAGACGACGCCTACAG GTTTGTGAAGGACCGAAGACCCTCCATATCCCCCAACTTCAACTTTCTGGGTCAGCTACTGGAGTTCGAGAAGGGCCTCCGATTGCTCCAAGCTCTAAGCGATGACAAGGTCTCTGAGAACAACACTAAGCAAAGCTGCGAGGTGAACGGGATCGGCACAGGTTTCGAGATGAACGGTCACCATAGCAACTGTGATTCCTCCGCGTCCGAGCCGCAAATCCCATCGGAGCCGAAGCTGCCGTCGCCCACCTCGCTGCAGCAGGGCTTCAACGGCCTTCACCTCTCTGCGGAGAGGATCATGGACACTAATCGGCTCAAACGCTCCTTTTCATTGGACATTAAGTCTGTGTACTCCCCCAGTAGTCCCTACTGCCCTAGCCTGGCACCCACACACTCTGAAGACGTCCCCAAGCTGTGCAAGCTCGACAGCCCGGGAACAGCCACCTCCAACGGGGTCTGCTCCCGGTCCCCCGTCCTGGACAGCCCCGGCTCCTCCGATTCTCCGTTCCCCTCACCGGGGAGCGGCGGCAGCATCGGGGGGCTGGGCCTCGGGGGGAGCGACGGGGTCCATCGGCCGGGTTCGTCCTCATCAAGACCCAGgagaaaacacaagcacagttCGGGCAGTTCCCCTCTCCACTCCCTTCCACACCAACCTCCACAGTCCCTCAGCTTGTCCCTGGAGCACAAGAGCCCCAGCATGGACGAGAACCTAAAGGGCACATTGCTCTTGTCATTACCCTCCCTGCCCACCGTGGGCTCTGGGGACATGTGGACCAAACACAGAGAGACTGTCCAAGCCACCACTCCTGTCACTCCCACCACAGACGCCCCTTGGCACTTTGGGGCGGAGGAGGGTGGTGAAAGGGAGATGGAGCTGGGAAGAGGCGGCAACGGAGGGGGTGAGGACTCGTCCATCAGGTTCGGGAGCAGCTCGGCATACGTGGCGTTCGGGTGCAGCGAGAGCGTGTGGCTGCGGGAGAAACCCCAGCGGGAGACCCCCTCGGGCCCTCAGGCGCAGAGAGACCACCGAGACTCCTCGCTGTCGTCCGCGGTGGCCGTGGCGGGCGGCCCGAACAACAGCGGGCCGGCGGCCGAGAAGCAGTTCAAGCGGCGCAGCTGCCAGATGGAGTTCGAGGAGGGCATCTCCGAGACGCgctccagagaggagctggGGAAGATCGGGAAGCAGTCGAGCTTCTCCGGGAGCATGGAGATCATCGAGGTGTCCTGA